In the Flavobacterium pallidum genome, one interval contains:
- a CDS encoding type III pantothenate kinase: MILTIDAGNTRIKGAVFEEDTMLSDFVFPMEDFKISVSKILDVHKDITDIVVASVRNMPLDDFFWFQNRVKVTLITHESIFPFRNLYETPLTLGIDRMVLSAGAVLAFPGQNRLVVDAGTCITYDFVAADDQYLGGAISPGIRLRYEALHHYTAKLPLLKRELPDHYIGKSTNQSMHSGVVNGVINEIDGFIARYEQQYPNFTIILTGGDTDFLAKQLKNTIFANSNFLLESLNHIFQYNQE, encoded by the coding sequence ATGATTTTAACCATTGATGCGGGAAACACCAGAATTAAAGGCGCTGTCTTTGAAGAAGATACGATGCTGTCTGATTTTGTTTTCCCTATGGAAGACTTTAAAATATCCGTTTCAAAAATTCTTGATGTGCATAAAGATATTACCGATATTGTCGTTGCTTCGGTCAGGAATATGCCTTTGGATGACTTTTTTTGGTTCCAGAACCGTGTAAAAGTAACCCTGATTACCCATGAAAGTATTTTCCCTTTTCGCAATTTATATGAAACACCACTGACGCTCGGTATCGACCGAATGGTGCTTTCAGCTGGCGCTGTATTGGCTTTTCCCGGACAAAACCGGCTTGTGGTTGATGCTGGAACCTGCATTACATACGATTTCGTGGCTGCGGATGACCAGTATCTCGGCGGCGCGATATCCCCAGGGATCAGGCTGCGGTATGAAGCCCTGCATCATTATACAGCGAAACTACCCTTGCTGAAAAGGGAATTGCCCGATCATTACATCGGGAAATCGACAAACCAATCCATGCATTCCGGCGTAGTGAACGGCGTGATCAATGAAATCGACGGTTTTATCGCCCGGTATGAGCAGCAGTATCCAAACTTTACAATAATTTTAACGGGTGGCGACACAGATTTTTTGGCTAAACAATTAAAAAATACCATATTTGCCAATTCAAATTTTCTGCTTGAAAGTCTGAACCACATTTTTCAATACAATCAAGAATGA
- a CDS encoding T9SS type A sorting domain-containing protein, translating to MKLFNQFALMGLLLLSGISFAQTGVTVTYYDGNTQVFNVTEAGKLYFETDNLYIKLNGTTAPTTIPVNIIRKIIFSDAALGTTTLSENKNNLALYPNPGADVISISSDSGEDLKTNIYSTTGQLLLKGIYKSGQDINVYALPAGLYLVQVNDVTIKFSKK from the coding sequence ATGAAGCTATTTAACCAATTCGCATTGATGGGATTACTGCTCTTAAGCGGTATTTCTTTTGCACAAACCGGCGTCACCGTAACCTATTATGACGGCAATACGCAGGTTTTTAACGTGACCGAAGCAGGCAAACTCTATTTCGAAACCGACAACCTGTACATCAAGTTAAACGGAACGACTGCACCCACCACCATTCCGGTGAACATTATCAGGAAAATAATTTTTTCTGATGCTGCGCTGGGGACCACGACTTTGAGCGAGAATAAAAACAATCTGGCGCTGTACCCAAATCCGGGTGCGGATGTCATCAGCATCAGTTCGGATTCCGGTGAAGACCTTAAGACAAACATTTACTCCACGACAGGACAATTGCTCCTGAAAGGCATTTACAAATCCGGACAGGACATCAATGTTTATGCTCTGCCTGCGGGATTGTACCTCGTTCAGGTAAATGATGTAACGATTAAATTCAGCAAAAAATGA
- a CDS encoding hemolysin family protein — MGAGIIIILCLVLSAFFSGMEIAFISSNKVYLGIEKMQDTFVSRTLSKLTEKPSMFIASMLIGNNIALVVYGFYMGSVVMGWLTGYGGLAKGFSGLLLQTVISTFIILITSEFLPKVFFQVYANSLIKFFAIPAYFFYRIFYFISTFIMWISDMILRKVFHSGGDQEQLLFSKVELGNYISEQMSAVEDDAEVDSEIQIFQNALEFSGVKAREIMNPRTEIAAVEIHDSVAELKALFIETGYSKVLVYQNSLDDIVGYIHSFELFKKPKSIKSVMIAVEFVPETMLIKDVMALLTKKRKNVAVVLDEYGGTSGMLTIEDIVEELFGEIEDEHDADDSLIEKELEPGVFLFSTRFDVEYINQSYKLDIPESDSYSTLGGFIVNHTKEIPQKGENIQIGHFHFLIEAATEKKIELVKMTVRE, encoded by the coding sequence ATGGGAGCAGGCATTATTATCATATTGTGCTTAGTGCTTTCGGCTTTCTTTTCAGGCATGGAAATTGCCTTCATCTCGTCAAATAAAGTATACCTGGGTATTGAAAAGATGCAGGATACTTTCGTTTCGCGGACCCTTTCAAAACTTACTGAAAAACCTTCCATGTTCATCGCGTCTATGCTCATCGGCAACAACATTGCGCTGGTGGTGTATGGTTTTTATATGGGAAGCGTCGTGATGGGCTGGCTGACGGGTTACGGTGGCCTTGCGAAAGGATTTTCAGGATTGTTGCTGCAAACGGTGATTTCTACCTTTATTATATTGATCACATCCGAGTTCCTGCCCAAGGTTTTTTTTCAGGTATATGCCAATAGCCTGATTAAGTTTTTTGCCATTCCAGCTTATTTTTTCTACAGGATTTTTTATTTCATTTCGACGTTCATTATGTGGATTTCGGATATGATCTTAAGGAAAGTTTTCCATTCCGGCGGCGACCAGGAGCAATTGCTTTTCAGTAAGGTTGAGCTTGGGAATTATATTTCGGAACAGATGAGCGCCGTAGAAGACGATGCTGAAGTGGATTCAGAAATACAGATTTTCCAGAATGCACTGGAGTTTTCAGGCGTAAAAGCGCGTGAAATCATGAACCCGCGTACCGAAATCGCTGCCGTTGAAATCCATGATTCGGTAGCCGAACTTAAAGCGCTTTTTATTGAAACAGGGTATTCAAAAGTACTTGTTTACCAGAATTCGCTTGATGACATTGTAGGTTACATCCATTCTTTCGAATTGTTTAAGAAGCCGAAAAGCATCAAGTCGGTCATGATTGCGGTAGAATTCGTTCCGGAAACGATGCTGATTAAGGACGTGATGGCGCTTCTGACGAAGAAACGCAAAAACGTTGCCGTGGTCCTTGATGAATATGGCGGTACTTCGGGCATGCTGACCATTGAAGACATTGTCGAGGAGCTTTTCGGCGAGATCGAGGACGAGCATGATGCTGATGACAGCCTGATTGAAAAGGAGCTCGAGCCTGGTGTCTTCCTCTTTTCAACAAGGTTTGATGTTGAATATATCAATCAAAGTTATAAACTCGATATCCCGGAAAGCGATTCCTATAGTACACTCGGCGGATTCATCGTAAACCATACCAAAGAGATTCCCCAAAAGGGTGAAAACATCCAGATCGGGCACTTCCATTTCCTTATTGAAGCGGCAACGGAGAAAAAAATCGAGCTTGTAAAAATGACTGTCAGGGAGTAA
- a CDS encoding carbohydrate-binding domain-containing protein, with amino-acid sequence MRKIHFITLLVLLANFSFAQQKIQIHNSGNTMYAKELTAVDSIKLNSTYAKFKVSGEANTLNIQKTLIDSLTFTSNTVSLDKIYIIYNGDDNATIINPYAASGVSITAAAGTVTVTAASGIDNLEYHLLGSSANGSLELATDKDIRLVYNNLTLTNPTGAPISITGGKTTYIQLSANTTNALSDGMASNRNGTITTDGPIVIENSGALHISALKKHGINTSGMITVLDGTTTVSSAASDGFHAEGFAMDGGTVAITSLADGIDAGNGAINISAGTIHITSTADDVKAIKTGNNTISINGGNITMTVSGAQSKGISAKGNIDINNGNITATLSGIAVFTAAESGFDPSYATAVKSNAATTINGGTFNITVTAAANGGKGFSSDGGITVTGGDFTMNNAGTGATYTNTSGTIESYSASCFSTDTDISITGGVFHLNITGSGGKGLSANGNITIGSITGTPAITIANTASQFLVSGTNNSATAKYTAPKCIKADGNVTINNGTLTLSVTNQNGTCIDVDSILTVNGGNISCTVGGNQSKGVATTGDMNLNGGNITVNSTGGVVLETSGSGYDPSYAAALTSDTDVNIGGATVTISGTGAGFKGISSNGNINMASGTVHVTSSGSGTIYTGITGITDSYSSAAWSADGDINITGGSVTTSNSGSGGKGLKADGAIIIGSASGIPVLNITTTGSRFQVSGTNYNHPKTIVAVGAVVINNGTNTITSTDDGVHSDASVSINGGNNTIVANSTVQAMGEGVEAPIINFTGGVTNITASNDGINATYGTVSGGTESNDNSQLNISGGIVIVAGKDAIDSNGNITITGGTTVVCGVTNQPEEGIDFNGIFNMNGGYLISAGSNANMTKNFNSTSTQRTMYLKSNAQLAATSILHIENAAGTEMVTFKPKNGVYYFHFSSPNIAANTSYKVYFGGSYTGGSFVGAATGWGLYTGGTYSNVGGTLKTTFTSSANSTLNTQSF; translated from the coding sequence ATGAGAAAGATACACTTCATAACACTGCTTGTATTGCTGGCTAATTTTTCATTTGCGCAGCAGAAAATACAGATCCACAATTCCGGCAATACAATGTATGCCAAAGAATTGACTGCCGTAGACAGCATCAAGCTAAACAGTACCTATGCGAAGTTTAAGGTTTCCGGCGAAGCCAATACCCTGAACATCCAGAAAACGCTTATCGACAGCCTGACATTCACATCGAACACTGTCAGCCTTGACAAGATATACATTATATATAATGGTGATGACAACGCGACGATCATCAATCCATATGCAGCTTCAGGCGTATCGATTACGGCGGCGGCGGGAACGGTAACCGTTACGGCAGCATCGGGCATCGACAATCTGGAATACCATCTGCTGGGTTCGTCGGCCAACGGAAGTCTCGAGCTGGCCACCGACAAAGACATCCGTCTTGTATACAACAACCTGACGCTGACCAATCCGACCGGGGCACCAATAAGTATTACAGGCGGGAAGACAACATACATACAGCTTTCCGCAAACACCACGAATGCATTGTCCGATGGCATGGCAAGCAACCGCAACGGGACCATTACGACCGACGGCCCGATCGTCATCGAAAATTCCGGTGCGCTGCATATCAGTGCTTTGAAAAAACACGGTATCAATACCTCAGGAATGATTACCGTGCTTGATGGAACAACGACTGTGTCATCAGCAGCATCTGACGGTTTCCATGCCGAAGGTTTCGCGATGGATGGTGGTACAGTGGCCATTACATCCCTCGCCGATGGCATTGACGCAGGGAACGGCGCGATCAACATCAGCGCAGGAACCATCCATATCACTTCCACTGCCGACGATGTGAAGGCCATCAAAACCGGGAACAACACCATTTCCATCAACGGAGGCAATATCACGATGACGGTTTCCGGGGCACAATCCAAAGGCATCAGCGCCAAAGGCAATATCGATATCAACAATGGAAACATCACCGCAACGCTGTCAGGCATTGCAGTGTTTACTGCCGCAGAAAGCGGTTTCGACCCTTCTTATGCTACGGCTGTGAAATCAAACGCGGCCACCACCATCAACGGCGGTACGTTTAACATTACCGTTACTGCCGCTGCAAACGGAGGAAAAGGTTTTTCTTCGGATGGGGGCATCACGGTTACAGGTGGCGATTTTACAATGAATAATGCCGGGACTGGCGCTACTTACACCAATACTTCAGGCACGATCGAAAGTTATTCGGCTTCATGCTTCAGTACGGATACCGACATTTCGATTACAGGTGGCGTATTCCACCTGAACATTACAGGATCAGGCGGTAAAGGTTTGTCGGCCAACGGAAATATCACCATCGGCAGCATTACAGGAACGCCGGCCATTACGATTGCCAACACCGCATCTCAATTCCTGGTGTCGGGGACGAACAACTCTGCCACAGCAAAATATACAGCGCCGAAATGCATCAAGGCTGACGGCAATGTAACCATCAACAACGGTACACTCACGCTATCGGTAACCAACCAAAACGGCACCTGCATCGATGTCGACAGCATCCTGACTGTAAACGGCGGAAACATCAGCTGTACTGTAGGCGGCAACCAGTCTAAAGGCGTGGCTACCACAGGCGATATGAACCTTAACGGCGGAAATATTACAGTCAACTCCACCGGCGGTGTGGTTTTGGAAACTTCCGGCTCAGGCTATGATCCTTCTTATGCCGCTGCCCTTACATCAGACACCGATGTCAATATTGGAGGCGCCACAGTCACCATTTCAGGAACAGGCGCCGGATTCAAGGGCATTTCCTCAAACGGCAACATCAACATGGCATCAGGAACCGTGCATGTCACTTCAAGTGGGTCCGGAACGATTTACACCGGGATTACAGGCATTACGGATTCCTACAGTTCGGCAGCATGGAGTGCTGATGGCGACATCAATATCACTGGAGGATCAGTGACCACGTCAAATTCCGGTTCCGGCGGAAAAGGACTAAAAGCGGACGGCGCAATTATCATCGGCAGTGCATCAGGCATACCTGTATTAAACATTACGACTACAGGAAGCCGTTTCCAGGTTTCAGGAACCAATTACAACCATCCAAAAACCATCGTTGCCGTAGGCGCTGTGGTGATCAATAACGGGACCAATACCATCACATCGACTGATGACGGCGTGCACTCCGATGCTTCAGTAAGCATCAATGGCGGAAACAACACGATTGTAGCCAATTCGACCGTACAGGCTATGGGCGAAGGTGTCGAGGCACCGATCATTAACTTCACCGGCGGGGTAACGAACATTACCGCTTCCAATGACGGCATCAATGCCACGTACGGAACCGTTTCAGGTGGAACCGAATCGAATGACAACAGCCAGCTGAACATCTCTGGCGGCATTGTCATCGTAGCCGGGAAAGATGCGATCGACAGCAACGGAAACATCACGATTACCGGCGGCACTACGGTAGTTTGCGGCGTGACGAACCAGCCAGAGGAAGGCATCGATTTCAACGGGATATTTAATATGAACGGTGGCTACCTGATTTCGGCGGGATCGAATGCGAATATGACCAAGAATTTCAACAGCACTTCGACACAGCGTACGATGTATTTGAAATCAAACGCGCAGCTTGCAGCCACTTCGATATTGCATATTGAAAATGCCGCAGGAACGGAAATGGTGACTTTCAAACCAAAAAATGGCGTGTATTATTTCCACTTTTCCAGTCCTAATATCGCCGCCAATACCAGCTACAAAGTGTATTTCGGTGGTTCATACACCGGCGGAAGTTTTGTAGGCGCCGCTACCGGCTGGGGATTATACACCGGCGGGACTTATTCGAATGTGGGCGGAACGCTGAAGACGACATTTACGTCATCGGCAAACAGTACTTTGAATACGCAGTCCTTTTAA
- the lptC gene encoding LPS export ABC transporter periplasmic protein LptC codes for MTRKLKIQSLLLSFFAIPFFWSCESNFKDVQKFYFSEFMPTGEADSINLKYTDSGKITAVLASQRMLDYSSVRFPFTEFPKGIDLTLFDKNAKKTFIKSDYAVSFKGTDMIDLRGNVRITSENGQQLTTEQLYFDQKNEWFFTEKNFKFTDPKSGSTTGEGIDFNKDFTRVNFQKVKGLINQSANTKL; via the coding sequence ATGACCCGTAAACTGAAAATACAATCACTGTTGCTGTCTTTTTTTGCCATTCCTTTTTTCTGGAGTTGCGAAAGCAATTTCAAGGATGTACAGAAGTTTTATTTTTCAGAATTTATGCCTACCGGCGAAGCCGATTCCATCAACCTTAAATATACCGATTCAGGAAAAATCACTGCGGTGCTTGCCAGCCAGCGGATGCTCGATTACAGCAGCGTGCGTTTCCCGTTTACGGAATTCCCGAAAGGCATCGACCTGACGCTTTTTGACAAAAATGCCAAAAAGACCTTTATAAAATCAGATTATGCAGTGAGTTTCAAAGGTACTGATATGATCGATTTGCGCGGGAATGTGCGCATCACTTCTGAAAACGGCCAGCAACTCACGACCGAACAACTGTATTTCGACCAGAAAAACGAATGGTTTTTTACTGAAAAAAACTTTAAATTTACAGACCCAAAAAGCGGATCGACCACAGGTGAAGGCATCGATTTCAATAAGGATTTTACCCGGGTTAACTTCCAGAAGGTAAAAGGGCTCATCAACCAATCCGCCAATACAAAATTATAA